A single Blastopirellula retiformator DNA region contains:
- the aroF gene encoding 3-deoxy-7-phosphoheptulonate synthase, with amino-acid sequence MIVVMRRGAEQAEIEHMAQRVESLGLKAHIIVGAEQTVIAAIGDKRPETKESLESGPGVASVMPILAPYKVASREVKPESTQVVVRDLKVGAGCLGVMAGPCSVESEEQLITTARAVKKAGATALRGGAFKPRTSPYAFQGMKEEGLKLLAAAREETGLAIVTEVMSPEDVELVAKYADVLQIGARNMQNYRLLEACGRVDRAVLLKRGPAATIDELLLAAEYILNEGNQNVMLCERGIRTFETHTRFTLPLATVPYLHQKTHLPVVIDPSHGTGHAYLIEDMCAASVAVGADGLIIEVHPKPEEAMSDGYQSLNLDQFAQTMTKCRKVADALGIEM; translated from the coding sequence ATGATCGTGGTAATGCGGCGTGGAGCCGAACAGGCGGAGATCGAACACATGGCCCAACGAGTTGAGAGTTTGGGGCTGAAGGCCCACATTATCGTCGGTGCGGAACAGACCGTGATCGCGGCGATTGGCGACAAGCGACCCGAGACGAAAGAGTCGCTGGAAAGCGGGCCCGGCGTCGCCTCGGTGATGCCGATCTTGGCGCCTTACAAGGTCGCCAGTCGTGAAGTGAAGCCGGAGTCGACGCAGGTCGTCGTCCGCGATTTGAAAGTGGGCGCCGGATGTCTGGGCGTGATGGCCGGTCCCTGCTCGGTCGAAAGCGAAGAGCAACTGATCACGACCGCCCGGGCCGTGAAGAAAGCAGGAGCCACCGCCCTTCGTGGCGGAGCGTTCAAGCCGCGGACCAGCCCCTACGCGTTCCAGGGGATGAAAGAAGAAGGGCTGAAACTGCTGGCCGCCGCTCGCGAAGAAACTGGCCTGGCGATCGTGACCGAAGTGATGTCGCCCGAGGACGTTGAGTTGGTCGCCAAATACGCCGATGTGCTGCAAATCGGCGCTCGCAACATGCAGAACTACCGCTTGCTGGAAGCCTGCGGCCGCGTCGATCGCGCCGTGCTGCTGAAGCGTGGTCCCGCCGCGACGATCGACGAACTGCTGCTCGCCGCCGAGTACATTCTGAACGAAGGGAACCAGAACGTCATGCTATGCGAACGGGGCATCCGCACCTTCGAGACGCATACCCGCTTCACGTTGCCGCTGGCGACCGTTCCGTACTTGCATCAGAAGACCCACCTGCCGGTGGTGATCGATCCGAGCCATGGCACCGGGCACGCTTACCTGATCGAAGACATGTGTGCGGCGAGCGTCGCGGTGGGCGCCGACGGCTTGATCATCGAAGTTCATCCGAAGCCGGAAGAAGCGATGAGCGACGGCTACCAATCGCTGAACCTTGACCAGTTCGCCCAAACGATGACCAAGTGCCGCAAAGTGGCCGACGCGCTCGGGATCGAGATGTAG
- a CDS encoding sensor histidine kinase — translation MAEAQKFTALGELMSSTTHEFNNVLTSIINYAQMGMRHQDEATRNRCFEKIMAAGNRAAKITTGVLGMARNRSDRREPTDLAPLVQDAVMLLEREMQKYRVELDVQIETTAPALAIGNQIQQVLLNLMINARQAMPKGGRLVVRLSQDEEGGVCLMVRDSGSGIPADQLPRIFDPFFSTKSGPDESGKGGTGLGLATCRDIIEAHAGKIRVQSTVGVGTAFTIRLPAANPVVPPSVMKSAVDVAPTAAQQS, via the coding sequence TTGGCCGAGGCCCAGAAGTTCACCGCGCTCGGCGAACTGATGAGCTCGACCACGCACGAATTCAACAACGTCCTGACCTCGATCATCAATTACGCCCAGATGGGAATGCGCCATCAGGACGAAGCGACCCGCAATCGTTGCTTTGAGAAGATCATGGCGGCCGGCAACCGAGCGGCGAAGATCACCACCGGCGTGCTGGGCATGGCTCGCAACCGCAGTGATCGTCGCGAACCGACCGATCTGGCGCCCTTGGTGCAAGATGCGGTGATGCTGCTCGAGCGAGAAATGCAAAAGTACCGCGTCGAACTAGACGTGCAGATCGAGACGACTGCGCCGGCCCTGGCGATCGGCAACCAGATTCAACAGGTGCTGCTCAACCTGATGATCAACGCCCGGCAGGCGATGCCCAAAGGGGGCCGCCTGGTGGTTCGCTTGTCGCAAGACGAGGAAGGTGGCGTTTGCCTGATGGTGCGGGATAGCGGCAGCGGGATCCCGGCCGATCAATTGCCGAGAATCTTTGATCCATTCTTCTCGACGAAATCAGGTCCCGACGAAAGCGGCAAAGGTGGAACCGGTCTCGGCCTGGCGACTTGCCGCGATATTATCGAGGCGCACGCTGGCAAAATTCGGGTGCAAAGCACGGTGGGCGTCGGCACCGCGTTTACGATTCGGCTGCCTGCTGCGAACCCCGTCGTGCCGCCGAGCGTCATGAAGTCGGCGGTCGACGTAGCTCCGACGGCTGCCCAGCAGTCGTAG
- the nadD gene encoding nicotinate-nucleotide adenylyltransferase: MRLGFFGGSFSPVHFGHLLLAEYAREQLKLDEVWFVPAATPPHKLDQVLANDADRVAMLQMAIAGNEAFTVCPLELERGGVSFTVDTLKQIRELLPDAELFLLIGGDTLADFRTWRNPEEICQLAAPAVMRRPGSPEPDWGVLAPYCSAERLQSFAGNLVDVPGIGLSSTEIRRRCAAGETIRYQTPRSVEMYIQTKRLFGHPGLE; encoded by the coding sequence ATGCGACTCGGATTTTTCGGCGGCTCGTTTTCGCCGGTTCATTTTGGCCATTTGCTGCTGGCGGAGTACGCGCGAGAACAGCTGAAGCTGGACGAAGTTTGGTTCGTGCCGGCCGCCACCCCGCCGCATAAGTTGGATCAAGTGCTGGCCAACGACGCCGATCGGGTGGCGATGTTGCAAATGGCGATCGCCGGCAACGAGGCGTTCACGGTTTGTCCTTTGGAACTAGAACGGGGCGGCGTCAGCTTTACGGTGGATACGCTGAAGCAAATTCGAGAGCTGCTGCCTGACGCCGAGCTGTTTCTGCTGATCGGCGGCGATACGCTGGCCGATTTTCGTACTTGGCGCAATCCGGAGGAAATCTGTCAGCTGGCGGCGCCAGCGGTGATGCGGCGGCCTGGTTCGCCGGAGCCCGATTGGGGCGTCCTGGCGCCTTATTGCTCGGCCGAACGTCTACAGTCGTTCGCTGGCAACCTGGTCGATGTGCCGGGGATTGGGCTGAGCAGCACCGAGATTCGCCGCCGCTGCGCTGCTGGCGAAACGATCCGCTATCAGACGCCCCGCTCGGTTGAGATGTATATCCAAACGAAGCGGCTGTTTGGGCACCCGGGGTTGGAGTAG